In the genome of Caulobacter flavus, the window GATGTTGGCGCTGGTGCGGATGTCCTTGGCGTACTCGATCGAGTCCTCGTCCTGCAGGCGGTCGGTGCGGACGAAGAAACCGGCCAGCTCCAGGTCGCCGCCGGCCACCGGAACCTGGTAGCTGGCGTTGACCGAATAGTCGGTGCCGTTGCGGACGTCGGTCTGGACTTCGCTGTTGTCGAGCGTGCCGTTCGGCTCGTCGTAGCGCAGCGACAGCTTCTGCTTGGGATTGCGGCGGCCCTGGATGTTGGCGCCCACCAGCAGGCGGCCGGGGCCGACCTGGCCGCCCCACACGCCGCCGACCGTCTCGCGGATGCGCTTGTCGTCGAACATCATCGCGCCGGCGCGGACGAAGCCGCCGTCCAGGGCGTAGGCGTCGCGCAGCACGATGTTGATGGCGCCGGCGACGGCGTCGCCGCTGCGGTTGGCGCTGGCGCTGCGGACGATCTCGATGCGCTCGATCAGTTCGGCCGGGATGCGGTCGACGAAGAACGAGCCGTCGGCGCCGGCGCCGAACGCGCCCGAGCCCGAACCGGCGCCCGGGATCTTCTCGCCGTTGATCAGGATCTGGGTGTAGGCCGGGTCGAGGCCGCGCAGGCGCACGCCATCCGATTCCAGCACGTCCGACAGGAAGGCCACCGAAGGCACGCGCTTGAGGGCGTCGCCGGCGGTCAGCGGCTCGAAGCGCTGGAAGTAGTCGAGGCCGTACTCGAGGACCGGAGCGGTCTCCTCGGTGCGGTTGCGATAGGCGATCTGGGCCTGGACCACGACTTCCGAGGCCGTGACCGGCGCGTCGGCGGTGGCGATCGGCGCATCGGCCGGAGCGACGTCGGCGGCCGCGGCCTGGGCGGCGAGCGCCAGCGGAGCGATGGCGCACAGCGCCAGCAGAGCGGTCTTCTTCATCGGAACATCCCCACGGACACTCCGCGCCCAGGCCCGACACCTGGAGAACACGGGTGTTCTTGTCGGGGGAGGGCATAGTTTCGCCACAACCTCTGAACCAGAGAAGTTTCGGCGACAGTTTTATTGCGGTTTTATGTAGGTGCGCGGATGATCCGTGCACGGATCACACTAGCCCCCCCCTTTTCCATCGAAGAGGAACCTCCCCCCGTGGGGGAGGCGATCGCGCAGCGATCGGTGGGGGGCGTGGCCGCAAACCCGACCAGCGCGCTGAAAGCTGAAAACGTCCCCCACCGGCCTTCGGCCGCCTCCCCCAGAGGGGGGAAGTTCCGAAAGCCGGCGCTGGCTTTTGTCAGCTAAGGCAGGTGCGCTGGATTTCGGCGCGCAGCTCCGGCAGGCCCAGGCCTTTTTCCGACGAGGTGGCGATCACCCGCGGGAAGGCGGCCGGGCGCTTGGCGATGGCCTTGAGCGTATCGGCCACGACCTTGTCGACCTCGGGCGGCTTGATCTTGTCGGCCTTGGTCAGGACGATCTGGTAGGACACCGCCGAGATGTCGAGGGCGTCCATCGCCTCGGCGTCGACCTTCTTGAGGCCGTGGCGCGAGTCGATAAGCAGGTAGACCCGCTTCAGGTTCGGACGGCCGCGCAGGAACTGGCGGCCCAGGTCCTGGAACTTGCTGGCCGTCGAGCGCGAGACGCGCGCGAAGCCATAGCCCGGCAGGTCGACCAGCCGCAGCTGTTCGGCCAGCAGGAAGAAGTTCAGCTCGCGCGTGCGGCCCGGCTCGTTGGAGGCGCGGGCCAGGTACTTCTGGCCGACCAGACCGTTGATCAGGCTGGACTTGCCGACGTTGGAGCGGCCGGCGAAGGCCACTTCGGGCAGGTCGGCGGGCGGCAGGCCGTCCATGCGGACGGCCCCCATCATGAACGAGACCGGCTGGGCGAACAGCACCCGGGCCGCCTCGATCTCCTCGTCGGTGTAGAGCGGCTCGATCGGATCGGTCATCAGGTCGCCGTCGCGGTCTTGCCGATCAGCCGGCCGATGATCTTGTCGATCGGGTTGTCGACCTTGTAGCGGCGCATGATGATGTACTGCTGCACGATCGTCAGCACGTTGCTCCAGCACCAGTAGATCACCAGGCCCACGGCGAAGCCCGACAGGGTGAAGGTGAAGATGATCGGGAACAGCTGGAAGATCTTCTGCTGCATCGGATCGCCGGCCGGCGGGTTCATCGCCGTGGTCAGCCACATGGTGAAGCCGTAGAGCAGCGGCCACACGCCCAGGTGCGCGATCATGGCGCCCAGGAAGGGCAGCGAACCCGGATCCCACGGGATCAGGCCGAACAGGTTGAAGATCGT includes:
- the yihA gene encoding ribosome biogenesis GTP-binding protein YihA/YsxC, translated to MTDPIEPLYTDEEIEAARVLFAQPVSFMMGAVRMDGLPPADLPEVAFAGRSNVGKSSLINGLVGQKYLARASNEPGRTRELNFFLLAEQLRLVDLPGYGFARVSRSTASKFQDLGRQFLRGRPNLKRVYLLIDSRHGLKKVDAEAMDALDISAVSYQIVLTKADKIKPPEVDKVVADTLKAIAKRPAAFPRVIATSSEKGLGLPELRAEIQRTCLS